The sequence ATAAAAGTAAAGGAGCAATATTATGAAATTTGGAAACATTTGCTTTTCATACCAGCCACCAGGCGAAACCCATAAACAAGTCATGGATCGCTTTGTCCGATTAGGTGTTGCATCCGAAGAGCTTGGTTTTGATACATATTGGACTCTTGAACATCATTTTACGGAGTTTGGTTTAACGGGTAATCTTTTTGTTGCGGCTGCTAATCTATTAGGCCGAACCAAAACACTGAATGTTGGCACTATGGGCGTTGTAATTCCTACTGCTCATCCTGTTAGACAAACAGAAGATGTTTTACTGTTAGATCAATTATCCAAAGGGCGTTTCAATTTTGGCGCTGTCCGAGGGTTATATCATAAAGATTTTCGGGTGTTTGGTGTCAATATGGAAGACTCCCGCGAGATCACTCAAGATTTCCACCAGATGATAATGAAGAGCTTAAAAACCGGAGCGATCAGTTCAAATAGCGACCATATAGATTTTCCTGAAGTAGTACTTTATCCAAAAGTTTACTCAAAAGAAGTTCCTACATGCATGACTGCTGAGTCGGCAAGCACGACGGAGTGGCTGGCAAAGCAAGGCTTGCCAATGGTGCTAAGCTGGATCATAGGAACGAATGAAAAGAAGGCTCAAATGGATCTCTATAATGAGATCGCGACGGAATATGGCCATGATATAACTAAAATTGACCACTCAATGACATTTATATGTTCTGTTGATAATGATGGAGATAAAGCTCGTGAAGTATGCCGTGCTTTCCTTACTAATTGGTACGATTCATATGTAAATGCAACTAATATATTTAATGATAGCAATCAAACTCGTGGTTATGACTACCATAAGGGGCAATGGCGCGATTTTGTTTTAAAAGGCCATACCAATACTAGCAAGCGTGTAGATTATAGCCATGAAATCAATCCTGTAGGAACCCCTGAAGAATGCATTAAGATCATTCAGCGTGATATTGATGCGACAGGAATTACCAATATTACTTGCGGCTTTGAAGCCAATGGAACTGAAGACGAAATAGTGGCATCAATGGATCGATTTATGAAACAAGTTGCCCCTTTTCTGAAAGATCCTAAGTCAACAATTTAAGCGTGCTATTAAATAT comes from Iodobacter ciconiae and encodes:
- the luxA gene encoding luciferase subunit alpha, with protein sequence MKFGNICFSYQPPGETHKQVMDRFVRLGVASEELGFDTYWTLEHHFTEFGLTGNLFVAAANLLGRTKTLNVGTMGVVIPTAHPVRQTEDVLLLDQLSKGRFNFGAVRGLYHKDFRVFGVNMEDSREITQDFHQMIMKSLKTGAISSNSDHIDFPEVVLYPKVYSKEVPTCMTAESASTTEWLAKQGLPMVLSWIIGTNEKKAQMDLYNEIATEYGHDITKIDHSMTFICSVDNDGDKAREVCRAFLTNWYDSYVNATNIFNDSNQTRGYDYHKGQWRDFVLKGHTNTSKRVDYSHEINPVGTPEECIKIIQRDIDATGITNITCGFEANGTEDEIVASMDRFMKQVAPFLKDPKSTI